A single region of the Thermococcus paralvinellae genome encodes:
- a CDS encoding DUF438 domain-containing protein: MTEILKNREYKKEKMKELLKKIHEGKDVEKLKEEFKELLRSISPLEIPLIEQELVKEGISAREIAKMCDIHVELFREAVSGAEKEELSDIPPGHPLHTLYEENKEIMKDAEMLNLYASTLANTKDERMRKEILGVLKEIANQLRAVGFTHYNREEMLLFPYLERRGITAVPTVLWTKHDEIRAMIKQLIGILNRENEMEWEEFVSKVKEKASELSRALVDMVFRENNILYPTLKALLSEGEWVAIRQQEDAIGYYKVKPGNEWKPKAKPLHPYEIDTTLTAEQILSLPKEVQMALRGQKLEGDKTKVKREGDLELDTGYLSPKEINAIFKHLPVDITFIDKDDRVRFFSGGDRIFTRTPSVIGRPVQLCHPPKSVHIVNKILRAFKEGRKDVAEFWIQMGGKFIHIRYFAVRDENGEYLGTLEVVQDVTEIRKLEGEKRLLDWRD; this comes from the coding sequence ATGACTGAAATTTTGAAAAATCGTGAGTATAAAAAAGAGAAAATGAAAGAACTATTGAAGAAAATCCACGAGGGAAAAGATGTTGAAAAACTTAAGGAAGAGTTTAAAGAGCTCTTGAGAAGCATCTCACCGCTGGAAATACCACTTATTGAGCAAGAACTTGTTAAAGAGGGCATTTCTGCTAGAGAAATCGCAAAGATGTGTGACATCCACGTTGAACTTTTCAGAGAAGCAGTTTCTGGAGCTGAGAAGGAAGAGCTGAGTGATATTCCTCCGGGCCATCCTCTCCATACACTGTATGAAGAGAACAAAGAAATTATGAAAGATGCAGAAATGCTCAATCTTTACGCCTCAACTCTAGCCAACACAAAGGATGAAAGAATGAGAAAAGAAATTCTCGGAGTTCTTAAAGAGATTGCCAATCAGCTCAGAGCAGTTGGGTTTACTCACTACAATAGGGAGGAGATGCTACTCTTCCCATATCTCGAAAGGAGAGGCATTACAGCTGTTCCAACAGTCCTCTGGACAAAGCATGATGAAATAAGGGCAATGATCAAGCAGCTAATCGGAATATTAAACAGAGAAAACGAAATGGAGTGGGAAGAATTCGTAAGTAAAGTGAAAGAAAAAGCTTCAGAACTTTCGAGAGCTCTAGTTGACATGGTGTTCAGGGAGAACAACATACTTTACCCAACTCTAAAAGCTCTGCTCTCAGAAGGTGAATGGGTTGCTATTAGACAGCAGGAGGATGCGATAGGTTACTATAAAGTCAAACCAGGTAATGAATGGAAGCCAAAAGCAAAGCCGCTTCATCCCTATGAAATTGACACAACCTTAACCGCCGAACAGATCTTAAGCCTTCCAAAAGAAGTTCAGATGGCCTTGAGAGGGCAAAAGCTTGAAGGAGACAAAACAAAAGTAAAGAGAGAAGGTGACTTGGAGTTAGACACTGGCTATCTCTCACCAAAAGAAATAAACGCAATATTCAAACACCTGCCCGTTGATATAACCTTCATAGACAAAGATGACAGGGTAAGGTTTTTCTCAGGTGGAGATAGAATATTTACGAGGACTCCATCAGTAATTGGAAGACCTGTGCAACTCTGCCACCCACCGAAAAGCGTCCACATAGTTAATAAAATTCTCAGAGCTTTCAAGGAAGGTAGAAAAGACGTTGCAGAATTCTGGATTCAAATGGGAGGAAAATTCATACATATTCGCTATTTCGCGGTGAGAGACGAGAACGGTGAATACTTGGGAACTCTTGAAGTCGTCCAAGATGTTACCGAAATTAGAAAGCTCGAAGGAGAAAAGAGACTTTTAGATTGGAGGGATTGA
- a CDS encoding cupin domain-containing protein, with translation MIVVRVEEAEKVENPHGVDVRKLIDMGNAQIFHITLKPGEELKRHTTPVDAFLYIIKGKGIAEVGEEKEEVKKATLVYLPKEVPHKVANTGSLEMEFLVIKVK, from the coding sequence ATGATTGTTGTAAGAGTTGAAGAAGCTGAGAAAGTTGAGAACCCTCATGGGGTAGATGTTAGAAAGCTGATTGATATGGGGAATGCCCAGATATTTCATATAACACTAAAGCCCGGAGAAGAACTTAAGAGGCACACAACACCAGTGGATGCATTTTTATACATAATAAAAGGAAAAGGGATAGCTGAAGTTGGAGAAGAGAAAGAAGAGGTAAAGAAAGCTACATTAGTTTACCTTCCTAAGGAAGTTCCTCATAAGGTCGCAAACACGGGCAGCTTAGAGATGGAGTTTTTGGTAATTAAGGTGAAATGA
- a CDS encoding M24 family metallopeptidase produces the protein MRENEKIFKKRLEKFQRLLKENEIDGAVIRTLSTFIYFTGTKWLRPSLLIPAEGEPIVIVAKGEKELFMERSWIKNVEEFQKTEDLMAMVTVWIRKNGYNTIGMEFSIERDAYILFYEIFKRLNPGVEIEDVRPLTMQLRMIKDKWELENIRKAGKIAVRGMEVAVETIKPGKSELEIAAEIVRELMLNGSEDPKVYVSATPRAHAEPFRDIKVERGKFVTVVIGADYNNYYANMTRSFFIGEPNGRSKSAIEAMERVHQIALEKTQPGVTFAQVEREIATVYREKGLQEYYITGYAHGVGLLIEEDPITTIVVPHRAMKAQKGMVLAMVHAPLMIPEGAVKKEDTIILGRGLENVTLFDASISP, from the coding sequence ATGAGAGAAAATGAAAAAATATTCAAAAAAAGACTGGAAAAATTCCAGAGGCTCCTAAAAGAGAACGAAATAGATGGGGCCGTTATAAGAACCCTCTCAACTTTTATTTATTTTACTGGGACTAAATGGCTCAGGCCTTCTCTCCTCATTCCAGCAGAAGGCGAGCCAATAGTTATTGTAGCTAAAGGAGAAAAGGAGCTTTTCATGGAGAGAAGCTGGATCAAAAATGTGGAAGAATTTCAAAAGACGGAAGATTTGATGGCAATGGTGACAGTATGGATTAGGAAAAACGGATACAACACCATTGGGATGGAGTTTTCCATTGAGAGGGATGCATACATTCTGTTTTATGAAATTTTTAAGCGGCTTAATCCCGGCGTGGAAATCGAAGATGTTAGACCCCTTACAATGCAGCTCAGGATGATAAAGGACAAGTGGGAGCTTGAAAACATAAGGAAGGCTGGAAAAATCGCGGTTAGAGGCATGGAAGTTGCAGTAGAAACTATAAAACCGGGCAAGAGTGAGCTTGAGATAGCTGCCGAAATTGTAAGAGAGCTGATGCTCAACGGGAGCGAAGACCCAAAAGTCTACGTCTCTGCAACGCCAAGGGCACATGCTGAGCCTTTTAGAGACATTAAAGTCGAGAGGGGTAAGTTTGTGACCGTAGTAATCGGTGCTGACTACAACAACTATTATGCAAACATGACGAGGAGCTTTTTTATTGGTGAACCAAATGGGAGATCCAAAAGTGCTATTGAAGCCATGGAAAGAGTCCATCAAATAGCTCTGGAGAAGACTCAGCCGGGAGTTACTTTCGCTCAAGTGGAAAGAGAAATAGCCACAGTTTACAGGGAGAAAGGACTTCAAGAGTACTACATAACAGGCTATGCTCATGGAGTCGGGCTCTTAATTGAGGAAGATCCGATAACGACAATAGTTGTTCCACATAGGGCAATGAAAGCCCAAAAGGGAATGGTTTTAGCAATGGTGCACGCACCTCTCATGATTCCTGAAGGTGCTGTGAAGAAGGAAGACACCATAATACTCGGCAGAGGACTTGAGAACGTCACACTCTTTGATGCCTCAATCTCCCCCTGA
- a CDS encoding FTR1 family iron permease: MNIGAFLITFRESLEAAIIGTIIIAYLKRTKREQQIKSVWTGLGLSVLASFALGVAVLKIYGGLEEKELFEGLASYLAVIVLTSMIYWMATKGANIKEEIESKVSQAINPLALTAFTFIVVFREGLETVLFLTPFATQDLSGTLLDLILGLAGALGLAYLIYGIGMRINMRTFFYYSSILLIFVAAGLLGYGTHELIEFAEEEGISLGWFAQTAYDLGIPKDSIWYHKGAVGSIFAVLFGYSTKMEWGRLILQSGYMVFALHLVMRAYKKEPQLSLQGQRGVLREGT; the protein is encoded by the coding sequence ATGAACATTGGAGCCTTCCTGATAACCTTTAGGGAATCACTTGAGGCCGCTATAATTGGGACAATTATCATAGCATACCTGAAGAGGACAAAAAGAGAACAGCAAATTAAAAGTGTGTGGACGGGACTTGGGCTCTCAGTATTGGCGAGCTTCGCCCTTGGGGTAGCAGTCCTTAAAATCTATGGCGGACTGGAGGAGAAAGAGCTCTTTGAGGGACTGGCATCATATTTAGCTGTCATTGTCTTGACGAGCATGATATACTGGATGGCGACTAAGGGCGCGAACATAAAGGAGGAGATAGAGAGCAAAGTGTCTCAGGCAATAAATCCCCTGGCTTTGACAGCTTTCACATTCATAGTGGTCTTTAGAGAAGGCCTAGAAACTGTACTCTTTTTAACACCGTTTGCAACTCAAGACTTAAGTGGTACTTTATTGGACTTGATTTTAGGGCTGGCTGGAGCTTTAGGCTTGGCCTATCTCATCTATGGTATTGGAATGAGGATTAACATGAGGACCTTCTTCTACTACAGCTCAATACTCCTGATATTCGTTGCCGCTGGACTTTTAGGCTATGGAACACACGAACTCATTGAATTTGCCGAAGAAGAGGGGATAAGCTTAGGTTGGTTTGCCCAAACAGCTTACGACTTAGGAATTCCTAAAGACAGCATCTGGTATCACAAAGGTGCTGTAGGCTCAATATTTGCGGTGCTCTTTGGATATTCAACAAAAATGGAGTGGGGGAGGTTAATTTTGCAGTCTGGTTATATGGTGTTTGCTCTCCACCTCGTGATGAGGGCTTATAAAAAAGAGCCCCAGCTCAGTCTGCAAGGGCAACGTGGAGTGCTAAGAGAAGGTACATGA